A single region of the Aurantiacibacter sp. MUD11 genome encodes:
- a CDS encoding SDR family NAD(P)-dependent oxidoreductase — translation MMSHSHGKPISGCSAIVVGAGAIGTSIAEALLDRGASVMLLDRDEARLSACSSSISNEGLTVNRIDVGDADAVEGLSVASCDILVFAFGVQSEVNGMAETEDHWRQALETNVAGPARLARKIVPVMAAGGGGSITFVSSIHAHLPSRWASYSASKAAQEAQMREWAVDLAQHAIRVNAVAPGWVSAEERKSRLALLHQRTIPPEYIANAVCFLADETQSAFTTGSVLTIDAGASLYSGRVPFDPPDTAR, via the coding sequence ATGATGTCCCACTCCCACGGCAAGCCAATATCAGGCTGCAGCGCCATCGTGGTGGGAGCCGGTGCCATCGGTACTAGCATTGCAGAAGCTCTGCTGGATCGCGGGGCGAGCGTCATGCTGCTCGACCGCGACGAAGCCAGATTGTCGGCTTGTTCAAGCAGCATCTCGAACGAAGGGCTGACGGTAAACCGTATCGACGTGGGTGATGCCGACGCGGTCGAAGGGCTGTCCGTGGCTAGCTGCGACATCCTGGTGTTCGCTTTCGGGGTTCAATCCGAAGTGAACGGCATGGCCGAGACTGAAGACCATTGGCGCCAGGCGCTGGAAACCAACGTGGCAGGTCCGGCCAGACTTGCCCGAAAGATCGTGCCGGTCATGGCTGCGGGCGGGGGCGGTTCGATCACCTTCGTCTCTTCGATTCACGCTCACCTGCCGTCTCGGTGGGCGAGCTATTCTGCGTCCAAGGCCGCGCAGGAAGCACAGATGCGTGAATGGGCCGTCGACCTCGCGCAGCACGCGATCAGGGTGAATGCAGTGGCTCCCGGGTGGGTTTCGGCGGAAGAGCGCAAGTCACGGCTGGCGCTGCTGCATCAGCGGACAATCCCGCCGGAATACATAGCGAATGCCGTCTGTTTCCTTGCCGATGAAACGCAATCGGCTTTTACCACGGGGAGCGTCCTTACGATCGACGCAGGAGCATCCCTCTACAGCGGTCGTGTGCCATTCGATCCCCCGGATACGGCCCGCTGA
- the bktB gene encoding beta-ketothiolase BktB, giving the protein MIENVVIVSAVRTAIGSFGGSLKDVAPAELGRTVIASAIERAKVSAGDIGHVVMGQVMPTCPHDAYLARVAAVNAGVPVEVPAMTLNRLCGSGVQAIVSAAQMLTLGECDLAVAGGAESMSRAPHFVTQARFGQKLGPIEMLDGLTGTLTDPFNDVHMGVTAENVAERHGIDRAAQDALAAESHRRAAAAIEEGRFTEQIVPVEIRSRRGARQFAVDEHPRAETTVEALAQLKPIFRKDGTVTAGNASGINDGAAALILARTDAAERHGLIPRARILGWGHSGVAPEVMGIGPVFAVPRALEMAGVSLADIDVIESNEAFAAQACAVAKELNFDPTRTNVNGSGISLGHPVGATGAIMTVKLLHELERTGGRFGLATMCIGGGQGIALVIERI; this is encoded by the coding sequence ATGATCGAGAACGTCGTGATCGTCTCGGCGGTCCGCACCGCGATCGGCAGTTTCGGCGGCAGTCTGAAGGACGTGGCTCCGGCCGAACTGGGCCGCACCGTGATCGCGTCTGCCATCGAGCGGGCCAAGGTCTCTGCCGGCGATATCGGCCATGTCGTGATGGGCCAGGTCATGCCGACCTGTCCGCACGATGCCTACCTGGCGCGCGTCGCCGCCGTGAACGCGGGAGTTCCGGTGGAGGTGCCGGCGATGACCCTCAACCGCCTATGCGGTTCGGGCGTGCAGGCCATCGTCTCGGCGGCCCAGATGCTCACCCTGGGCGAGTGCGATTTGGCGGTTGCGGGCGGCGCCGAATCGATGTCGAGAGCGCCGCACTTCGTTACTCAGGCGAGGTTCGGACAGAAGCTGGGTCCGATCGAGATGCTCGACGGATTGACCGGCACGCTGACAGATCCATTCAACGACGTGCACATGGGCGTCACGGCCGAGAATGTCGCCGAGCGCCATGGCATCGATCGAGCCGCGCAGGATGCGCTGGCGGCGGAAAGCCACCGCCGCGCCGCAGCGGCAATCGAGGAAGGGCGCTTTACCGAGCAGATCGTTCCGGTTGAAATCCGCTCTCGCCGTGGAGCCCGGCAATTCGCTGTCGATGAGCATCCCCGTGCCGAGACCACGGTGGAGGCACTCGCCCAGCTCAAGCCCATCTTCCGCAAGGACGGCACCGTCACCGCCGGCAATGCTTCGGGCATCAACGACGGTGCGGCCGCGCTCATCCTGGCACGCACCGACGCGGCGGAGAGGCACGGACTGATACCGAGAGCGCGAATACTGGGGTGGGGACATTCCGGCGTGGCGCCGGAAGTGATGGGCATCGGCCCGGTCTTTGCCGTTCCCAGGGCTCTGGAAATGGCCGGGGTGTCGCTGGCCGACATCGATGTCATCGAATCGAACGAGGCCTTTGCCGCCCAGGCCTGCGCCGTGGCGAAAGAGCTGAACTTCGATCCGACCAGGACGAATGTGAACGGCTCGGGCATTTCGCTCGGCCACCCGGTCGGCGCGACCGGCGCCATCATGACGGTGAAGCTGCTTCACGAACTGGAGCGGACCGGGGGCCGCTTCGGCCTTGCGACCATGTGCATTGGCGGCGGGCAGGGAATCGCCCTGGTCATCGAACGGATCTGA
- the hspQ gene encoding heat shock protein HspQ → MERSEFYLSQAGRRIDAPRRSMARFAIGDIVKHRLYDFRGVIFDIDPVYANSEEWYEQIPEDQRPRRDQPFYHLLAENEDSSYVAYVSQQNLLPDTDGEPIDHPQVNQLFEAFRAGRYWLRRSLTH, encoded by the coding sequence ATGGAACGCTCGGAATTCTACCTGTCGCAGGCCGGACGTCGGATTGATGCCCCCCGCCGCAGCATGGCCCGCTTCGCCATCGGCGACATCGTGAAACACCGCCTTTACGACTTCCGCGGCGTCATTTTCGATATCGATCCGGTCTACGCCAATTCGGAAGAATGGTACGAGCAGATCCCGGAGGACCAGCGCCCCCGTAGGGACCAGCCATTCTACCACCTGCTGGCCGAGAACGAGGACAGTTCCTACGTCGCCTATGTCAGCCAGCAGAACCTGCTGCCGGATACCGATGGCGAACCCATCGACCATCCGCAGGTCAACCAGCTGTTCGAGGCTTTCCGCGCCGGCCGTTACTGGCTGCGGCGCAGCCTGACGCATTAA
- a CDS encoding ABC transporter permease, which yields MADQAPAAASVQGEFVDTSNGAGRKFPPKGEPQITGINRIGLWSLYIKECRRFLKVQTQTVWAPAITTLLFLVIFTVALGREGREVLGVPFGTFVAPGLIMMGMMQNAFANSSFSLLAGKLQGTIIDLLMPPLSEAELMIGIVMAAITRAVMVGGTVALAMWLYPGVEMQAAHPWAIVWFGLMGSAMLALMGLLTSIWAEKFDHSAAITNFIVAPLSLLSGTFYVISNLSPFFQAISKANPFFYMISGFRFGFLGESDIGNSNADVVSAAIGVGVLNLVLGFITYRVLKSGWKIKS from the coding sequence ATGGCCGATCAAGCACCTGCTGCCGCCTCTGTGCAAGGCGAATTCGTCGACACCAGCAACGGTGCCGGGCGCAAGTTCCCGCCCAAGGGAGAGCCGCAGATCACCGGGATCAACCGGATCGGGCTGTGGAGCCTCTATATTAAGGAATGCCGCCGTTTTCTCAAGGTGCAGACGCAGACCGTCTGGGCACCTGCGATAACGACGCTGCTGTTCCTCGTCATCTTTACCGTCGCGCTGGGTCGCGAGGGGCGCGAAGTGCTGGGCGTGCCCTTCGGCACATTCGTTGCGCCGGGCCTGATCATGATGGGCATGATGCAGAATGCCTTTGCCAATTCCAGCTTCAGCCTGCTGGCGGGCAAGCTGCAGGGTACGATCATCGACCTGCTGATGCCGCCATTGTCGGAAGCCGAATTGATGATCGGCATCGTCATGGCCGCCATCACTCGCGCGGTGATGGTGGGCGGTACGGTGGCGTTGGCGATGTGGCTCTATCCCGGGGTGGAGATGCAGGCAGCGCATCCCTGGGCGATCGTCTGGTTCGGGCTGATGGGTTCTGCCATGCTGGCGCTGATGGGCCTGCTGACCAGCATCTGGGCCGAGAAGTTCGACCACAGTGCCGCCATCACCAACTTCATCGTCGCGCCGCTCAGCCTGCTGTCGGGTACGTTCTACGTCATCTCCAACCTCTCGCCCTTCTTCCAGGCGATCAGCAAGGCGAACCCGTTCTTCTACATGATCTCGGGCTTCCGCTTCGGCTTCCTGGGCGAGAGCGATATCGGCAACAGCAACGCCGACGTGGTCAGCGCCGCCATCGGTGTCGGGGTGCTCAACCTCGTGCTGGGGTTCATCACCTACCGCGTCCTGAAGAGCGGCTGGAAGATCAAGAGCTGA
- a CDS encoding GcrA family cell cycle regulator: MSWTEERIATLTKMWEGGATASEIATELGGVSRNAVIGKAHRLGLKARPSPVKAKDKKKAAPKKKAAATKAAPAKAKAKPAPAKKAKEEAPAKPAPAKAATPPQNSQPLPNKQEDLPKIVSYGPGGFLRQGPGDQQAPIPPAPPRRLVPAKPSPEIADKTSLLDLNDRVCRWPMGHPGEPDFHFCGEKVNPGFPYCVEHCGRAYQAQLPRGARRPPPPLPFGGPRVR, translated from the coding sequence ATGAGTTGGACCGAAGAACGCATCGCTACCCTCACCAAGATGTGGGAGGGCGGCGCGACCGCGAGCGAGATTGCCACCGAGCTGGGCGGCGTCTCCCGCAACGCGGTGATCGGCAAGGCGCACCGCCTGGGCCTGAAGGCCCGTCCGAGCCCGGTAAAGGCGAAGGATAAGAAGAAGGCCGCGCCCAAGAAGAAGGCAGCAGCGACAAAGGCCGCGCCAGCGAAGGCCAAGGCAAAGCCGGCGCCGGCCAAGAAGGCCAAGGAAGAAGCTCCGGCCAAGCCCGCGCCCGCCAAGGCCGCCACGCCGCCGCAGAACAGCCAGCCTCTGCCCAACAAGCAGGAAGACCTGCCCAAGATCGTTTCCTATGGCCCTGGCGGCTTCCTGCGCCAGGGTCCGGGTGACCAGCAGGCCCCGATCCCGCCGGCTCCGCCGCGCCGCCTGGTGCCGGCCAAGCCGAGCCCGGAGATCGCCGACAAGACCAGCCTGCTGGACCTGAACGACCGCGTCTGCCGCTGGCCGATGGGTCATCCGGGCGAGCCCGATTTCCACTTCTGCGGCGAGAAGGTGAACCCCGGTTTCCCCTACTGCGTCGAACATTGCGGCCGGGCCTACCAGGCACAGCTGCCGCGTGGCGCCCGCCGTCCCCCGCCGCCGCTGCCGTTCGGCGGCCCGCGCGTGCGCTAA
- a CDS encoding MFS transporter: MTEVRKTSFVAALNAQPVRPVQWVMVATCMLVLIADGMDLQLLGIVAPLVIDAFDTDRATFGYAMGAALIGFGLGSWAGGALGDKIGRRWTLVIAALVFSLATVGAGSATGVWSMAGWRVIGGLGFGAAYANALAMAGEWLPDRWRPIAISTLSVGTPIGGSIVGWFGPDLAAAYGWEGTFVTIGLGTSVMAVVILLLLRDSPSFLMALGKREAAQKNARIVLDEEVELIPDPHATDTAEGVQIGVFHPSNKRLNIGVGLAFAASALVAYSILSWSTVLLTERGFTLETAGNVVGIVGITSMIGSIIVGEAMRRLGSKRVMLFISVALVAVLLGLGWAVEHLPEDAGATERMAVTWLAGGAGALFSAGIAGIYVLMAYGYPQSCRSAGIGFGIFMSRAGAIGGSMFGGALLALGGTSSVPFFAVQVVAAVLIGVAAFVVDRHVPPLRG; the protein is encoded by the coding sequence ATGACCGAAGTCCGGAAGACCTCCTTCGTCGCCGCGCTCAACGCGCAACCGGTGCGGCCGGTGCAATGGGTGATGGTCGCCACCTGCATGCTGGTGCTGATCGCTGACGGGATGGACCTGCAATTGCTGGGCATCGTCGCCCCGCTGGTGATCGATGCTTTCGATACCGACCGCGCCACCTTCGGCTATGCCATGGGCGCGGCACTGATCGGCTTCGGCCTGGGTTCCTGGGCTGGCGGCGCACTTGGCGACAAGATCGGCAGGCGTTGGACACTGGTGATCGCGGCGCTGGTGTTCTCGTTGGCGACGGTTGGTGCGGGCAGTGCGACGGGTGTCTGGTCCATGGCCGGATGGCGCGTGATCGGCGGCCTCGGCTTCGGCGCGGCCTATGCCAATGCGCTGGCCATGGCGGGCGAGTGGCTGCCTGATCGTTGGCGCCCAATCGCCATCAGTACGCTGTCGGTCGGTACGCCCATCGGCGGGTCCATCGTCGGCTGGTTCGGGCCGGACCTGGCTGCGGCCTATGGCTGGGAAGGCACCTTCGTCACCATTGGCCTCGGCACTTCCGTCATGGCAGTGGTCATCCTGCTGCTGCTGCGCGACAGTCCCAGCTTCCTGATGGCGCTGGGCAAGCGCGAGGCGGCGCAGAAGAACGCCCGCATCGTGCTGGATGAAGAGGTGGAGCTGATCCCCGATCCGCACGCTACCGATACGGCGGAGGGCGTGCAGATCGGCGTGTTCCACCCGTCCAACAAGCGGCTCAATATCGGCGTGGGGCTGGCCTTCGCCGCCTCCGCCCTGGTCGCCTATTCGATCCTTTCTTGGAGCACGGTGCTGCTGACCGAGCGCGGCTTCACGCTGGAAACGGCGGGCAATGTCGTTGGCATCGTCGGCATCACCTCGATGATCGGCTCGATCATCGTCGGCGAGGCCATGCGGCGACTGGGATCAAAGCGGGTCATGCTGTTCATCAGCGTGGCGTTGGTAGCGGTGCTGCTGGGGCTGGGCTGGGCGGTGGAGCACCTGCCCGAAGACGCCGGCGCCACAGAGCGCATGGCCGTCACCTGGCTGGCCGGCGGTGCCGGTGCCCTGTTCAGCGCCGGAATCGCCGGCATCTACGTGCTGATGGCATACGGCTATCCGCAAAGCTGCCGCTCGGCCGGGATCGGCTTCGGCATCTTCATGAGCCGCGCGGGCGCCATCGGCGGCTCCATGTTTGGCGGCGCGCTGCTGGCGCTGGGCGGCACCAGCTCGGTGCCCTTCTTCGCGGTACAAGTTGTTGCAGCCGTGCTGATCGGTGTCGCTGCCTTCGTGGTGGACCGCCACGTCCCGCCGCTACGCGGATAA
- a CDS encoding SDR family oxidoreductase, whose product MQELAGKVAFITGGASGIGLGMARAFLEEGMKVALVDFSDEHIAAAKQTLAGNNAAYFVKADVADRESLRSAAQEVLDHFGAIHVLCNNAGVNGGGKAADPDFEAWDRAMAINLGGVVNGTKIVVPIMRAQGEGGHVVNTSSMAGMVPLPNLGAYSTSKYAIRGFSESLRLQLARDGIGVSCLFPGATRTAIVPLPEDDPSIDEENAPQFLKDLWDAMRGAIDPLDTGRAVVEAIKENRFYIFTNREFLPEVEQRHREIEASFPDDEPTPAREKFEQNRAEMVRRLMAPGHRTGERK is encoded by the coding sequence ATGCAGGAACTGGCGGGCAAGGTCGCCTTCATCACCGGCGGGGCGAGCGGCATCGGGCTGGGCATGGCCCGCGCCTTCCTGGAAGAGGGGATGAAGGTCGCGCTGGTCGACTTCAGCGACGAACACATTGCCGCCGCGAAACAGACGCTGGCCGGCAACAACGCTGCCTATTTCGTGAAGGCCGACGTGGCCGACCGCGAGAGCCTGCGTTCGGCAGCGCAGGAAGTGCTCGACCATTTCGGCGCGATCCATGTTCTGTGCAACAATGCGGGCGTGAACGGCGGTGGCAAGGCGGCGGACCCCGACTTCGAGGCCTGGGACCGGGCGATGGCGATCAATCTTGGCGGCGTGGTCAACGGCACCAAAATCGTGGTGCCGATCATGCGCGCACAGGGCGAAGGCGGGCACGTGGTCAACACCAGCTCCATGGCGGGCATGGTGCCGCTGCCAAACCTCGGCGCCTATTCCACCTCGAAATACGCCATCCGCGGCTTTTCGGAGAGCTTGCGCCTGCAACTCGCGCGCGACGGAATCGGCGTCTCCTGCCTGTTCCCCGGCGCCACGCGCACGGCCATCGTGCCGCTACCCGAAGACGATCCCTCCATCGACGAGGAAAACGCCCCGCAATTCCTGAAGGACCTGTGGGACGCCATGCGCGGCGCCATCGACCCGCTCGATACCGGGCGCGCGGTGGTGGAGGCGATCAAGGAGAACCGCTTCTACATCTTCACCAACCGCGAATTCCTGCCCGAGGTCGAGCAGCGCCACCGCGAGATCGAAGCGTCCTTCCCCGATGACGAACCGACCCCTGCGCGGGAGAAATTCGAGCAGAACCGTGCCGAGATGGTCCGCCGCCTGATGGCGCCCGGCCACCGAACTGGAGAACGTAAATGA
- a CDS encoding DUF1993 domain-containing protein: MSFSLYQATVPTMIQMLQSAQGWIEKAKASDLSEEEIAGACLREDMAPFPKQINWMLAYAHRGIEAVRKGVMNPDLEEPPQELEQMRLNIGAAENQLRALSPAEVESFIGKEMRFVYEPHGVDLPFTAENFLLGFAQPNFYFHATTAYAILRHKGVELGKLDYLGPIPMKQG; this comes from the coding sequence ATGTCGTTTTCCCTCTACCAAGCCACCGTACCCACGATGATCCAGATGCTGCAGTCGGCGCAGGGGTGGATCGAGAAGGCCAAGGCCAGCGACCTTTCCGAGGAGGAGATTGCCGGTGCCTGCCTGCGCGAGGACATGGCGCCATTTCCCAAGCAGATCAACTGGATGCTCGCCTACGCGCACCGTGGCATCGAGGCCGTGCGCAAGGGCGTGATGAACCCCGATCTGGAAGAACCGCCGCAAGAGCTGGAGCAGATGCGCCTGAATATCGGCGCCGCAGAGAACCAGCTGCGGGCGCTTTCACCAGCCGAGGTGGAGAGCTTCATCGGCAAGGAAATGCGCTTCGTCTACGAACCGCACGGCGTGGACCTGCCCTTTACGGCGGAGAACTTCCTGCTCGGCTTCGCGCAGCCCAACTTCTACTTCCACGCCACCACGGCCTACGCCATCCTGCGGCACAAGGGCGTGGAACTGGGCAAGCTGGACTATCTCGGGCCGATACCGATGAAGCAGGGCTAG
- a CDS encoding methyltransferase domain-containing protein, protein MSEEQIDMAKVEQMAGHVIGHVAGAVSLMMAYLGDQAGVFEAMDGEGPMTLDQLVEKTGMERKYLREWLGSISAAGYVDFDSDNMTWELTPEQALIFAREGQPACMQGFIQSIVAQYEMHEKAVEVFKTGKGRPWSEHSQCMFCGVDRFFRPGYAAHLIPEWLPALKGVTERLEKGAKVADIGCGYGTSTILMAKEYPNSTFVGYDFHEPSIEKARERAAEEGVTNVSFEVARAQDYEGDGFDFACIFDALHDMGDPVGAARHVKESLKPDGTFMIVEPNAGDTMAENMHPMGQIFYGFSCMACVPASLAQEVGLGLGAQAGQKRLTEVLNEAGFSNVRRATETPSNMVLEATV, encoded by the coding sequence GTGAGCGAAGAACAGATCGATATGGCCAAGGTCGAACAGATGGCCGGCCATGTGATCGGCCATGTGGCCGGCGCAGTCAGCCTGATGATGGCCTACCTGGGCGACCAGGCCGGCGTGTTCGAGGCGATGGACGGCGAAGGCCCGATGACGCTGGACCAGCTGGTCGAGAAGACCGGCATGGAGCGCAAGTACCTGCGCGAATGGCTGGGGTCGATCTCGGCCGCTGGCTACGTCGATTTCGACTCCGACAACATGACCTGGGAACTGACGCCGGAACAGGCGCTGATCTTCGCCCGCGAAGGCCAGCCAGCCTGCATGCAGGGCTTCATCCAGTCGATCGTCGCGCAGTACGAGATGCACGAGAAGGCGGTGGAGGTCTTCAAGACCGGCAAGGGCCGTCCGTGGTCGGAGCATTCGCAGTGCATGTTCTGCGGCGTCGACCGCTTCTTCCGACCCGGCTATGCCGCGCACCTGATCCCCGAGTGGCTGCCCGCGCTGAAAGGCGTTACCGAGCGGCTGGAGAAGGGCGCCAAGGTGGCGGACATCGGCTGCGGTTATGGCACCTCGACCATCCTGATGGCGAAGGAATATCCGAACTCCACTTTCGTCGGCTACGACTTCCACGAACCTTCCATCGAGAAGGCCCGCGAACGCGCGGCGGAAGAGGGCGTCACCAACGTCAGCTTCGAAGTGGCGCGGGCGCAGGACTACGAGGGCGACGGGTTCGACTTCGCCTGCATCTTCGACGCACTGCACGACATGGGCGATCCCGTGGGCGCCGCTCGCCATGTGAAGGAATCGCTCAAGCCCGATGGCACCTTCATGATCGTCGAGCCGAACGCCGGCGACACCATGGCGGAGAACATGCACCCGATGGGGCAGATCTTCTACGGCTTCTCCTGCATGGCCTGCGTGCCGGCATCGCTGGCGCAGGAAGTGGGCCTGGGCCTGGGTGCACAGGCTGGCCAGAAGCGCCTGACCGAGGTGCTGAACGAGGCCGGCTTCAGCAATGTCCGCCGCGCCACCGAAACGCCCTCCAACATGGTGCTGGAAGCCACCGTCTAG